One stretch of Thermodesulfobacteriota bacterium DNA includes these proteins:
- a CDS encoding prepilin-type N-terminal cleavage/methylation domain-containing protein — translation MFKSRLVSKKGEKGFTLIELLVVAAIIGILLAIAIPNLIKARMSANEANARKAMQTLRDAEGEYFEQDLDNNGTRDYIDEIGNLTGTTPSLRDPEGTADEQDALVDSSFEGASDTGGADCSDPKAGYCIRWDAAVVANAAGLFDDFGWQSTMTSFNKVGRRDYAVYGDGVIRCDVSTSGVGQPGTFEVDRTDPGCD, via the coding sequence ATGTTTAAGTCAAGACTAGTTAGTAAGAAGGGCGAAAAGGGTTTTACCCTGATCGAGCTGTTGGTGGTCGCGGCCATCATCGGCATATTGCTTGCGATCGCTATTCCTAACCTTATCAAGGCTAGGATGTCCGCGAACGAGGCGAACGCGAGAAAAGCCATGCAAACTTTAAGGGATGCAGAAGGTGAGTACTTCGAGCAGGACCTGGATAATAATGGAACTAGGGACTACATCGATGAAATAGGTAACCTTACTGGTACTACGCCTTCTTTACGTGACCCTGAAGGCACTGCTGATGAGCAAGATGCGCTTGTAGACAGTAGTTTTGAGGGGGCAAGCGATACTGGGGGTGCTGATTGTAGTGATCCAAAGGCGGGATATTGCATTAGATGGGATGCTGCTGTCGTTGCCAATGCAGCTGGCCTTTTTGACGATTTTGGTTGGCAGTCAACTATGACTAGCTTTAACAAGGTTGGAAGAAGAGACTACGCAGTATACGGGGATGGAGTTATAAGATGTGACGTCAGCACATCAGGAGTCGGCCAACCTGGAACATTTGAAGTTGATCGGACTGACCCTGGTTGTGATTAA
- a CDS encoding helix-hairpin-helix domain-containing protein, which produces MKRFMLLLVIPLTVFVFASYGCKEKEQAKEGVGEVKKEAKEEAKPVAKPKPKKAEPATKVNINTATAGELAQVPGIGEKLARRIVRYREKRGDFQTIEDIKKVKANWDKRYNKAKNYITVGGPAAPAPGGGETAPGGAESTPAPQPAQ; this is translated from the coding sequence ATGAAAAGGTTCATGTTACTCTTAGTAATTCCTCTTACGGTCTTTGTTTTTGCATCTTATGGGTGTAAAGAAAAGGAACAGGCTAAAGAAGGGGTGGGGGAAGTTAAGAAGGAAGCCAAGGAAGAGGCTAAACCGGTGGCAAAGCCCAAGCCTAAGAAGGCTGAACCGGCCACCAAGGTAAACATAAATACAGCAACGGCTGGAGAGCTTGCTCAGGTACCGGGCATCGGGGAAAAGTTGGCCAGACGGATAGTGAGGTACAGAGAAAAGCGTGGGGATTTTCAAACAATCGAGGATATAAAGAAAGTGAAAGCCAATTGGGATAAAAGGTATAATAAGGCTAAAAACTACATCACTGTGGGTGGGCCTGCGGCGCCTGCACCGGGAGGCGGAGAGACTGCTCCAGGAGGAGCCGAGAGCACACCCGCACCCCAGCCTGCTCAGTAA
- a CDS encoding GxxExxY protein: protein MNRFSHESTQMNTNEKDILYKELSYKIIGLDMEVHNKLGYGFLEKVYENALLILLPRKDIEAKQQAPIKVYFEGEVVGNYFADILVEDKIILEIKALDKIIDVYIAQTLNYLKATGLQLAIILNFGKKRLEYERIVN, encoded by the coding sequence ATGAACCGGTTTAGCCACGAATCTACACAGATGAACACGAATGAAAAAGATATTTTATATAAAGAGCTTTCTTATAAAATAATTGGATTAGATATGGAAGTGCATAATAAACTGGGTTATGGATTCTTAGAAAAAGTCTATGAAAACGCTCTACTGATATTGTTACCGCGTAAAGATATCGAAGCAAAACAACAAGCACCGATAAAGGTATATTTCGAGGGGGAGGTTGTGGGAAATTACTTCGCTGATATTTTAGTTGAGGATAAAATTATATTGGAAATTAAAGCTTTAGACAAAATAATAGATGTCTACATTGCGCAGACGTTGAACTACTTAAAAGCAACTGGATTACAGTTAGCAATCATCTTAAATTTTGGTAAGAAGAGATTAGAGTACGAAAGAATCGTTAACTAG
- a CDS encoding tetratricopeptide repeat protein, which produces MRGKFFMLSVVAFSLISISFPLHTASSKEKSKKEDSAKGSKEVEYYIKGRESYLLFTPSGFEDAVKYYNKSIEVNPEYAPPYAGLGEVYSFTGFYKFEVREEYEADFNTSYKNIAKALKLDPNGKETQRALALSYLHLRRYKEAEAAARRVLSQDPNDAESYYIIWASTGRDPNNPNIKKALELDPNLVIAHVGLAQAYFYKKGDYNKSTEHYKRAVELADSPQLHKYLGTSLRTQGYLGQALSEYQRAIELDPDDASVYTDLGITLLYMNRIEESIASQKKAISLNPNYPDAYYYLAIAYEKANNNAEAVKNYQAFINLTIGHVRYANYIASARESLVKLNGK; this is translated from the coding sequence ATGAGGGGAAAATTTTTTATGTTATCAGTGGTCGCATTTTCGCTCATATCCATTTCTTTCCCATTACACACAGCAAGCTCTAAAGAAAAATCTAAGAAAGAGGATAGCGCTAAAGGTTCAAAGGAAGTTGAGTATTATATCAAAGGTAGGGAGTCCTACCTCCTTTTTACACCGAGCGGATTTGAAGACGCAGTCAAATACTACAATAAATCTATCGAGGTTAATCCAGAATATGCGCCTCCTTATGCCGGACTTGGAGAAGTATATTCCTTCACCGGTTTTTACAAATTCGAGGTGAGGGAAGAATACGAGGCAGATTTTAACACCTCCTATAAAAACATAGCTAAAGCACTCAAGCTAGACCCTAACGGCAAAGAGACCCAGCGGGCGCTGGCATTGAGCTATCTACACCTTAGGAGGTACAAGGAAGCGGAAGCAGCAGCCAGACGGGTGCTTTCTCAAGACCCAAACGATGCCGAAAGCTACTACATAATTTGGGCTTCTACCGGGCGGGACCCAAACAACCCAAACATCAAAAAAGCCCTAGAGCTGGACCCCAACCTGGTCATAGCCCACGTTGGCTTAGCCCAAGCCTATTTTTACAAGAAAGGGGATTACAACAAATCCACGGAGCACTACAAAAGGGCAGTCGAGCTGGCTGACTCTCCGCAACTGCACAAGTACCTGGGAACTTCACTGAGAACGCAAGGCTATCTGGGCCAAGCTTTATCCGAGTATCAAAGAGCAATCGAGCTCGACCCGGACGACGCATCCGTATATACGGACCTTGGAATTACTCTTCTCTATATGAATAGAATCGAGGAGTCAATCGCCAGCCAGAAGAAGGCGATTTCGCTGAACCCAAACTATCCCGATGCTTATTATTACCTGGCCATAGCCTATGAAAAAGCAAACAACAACGCCGAAGCGGTGAAAAACTATCAGGCCTTTATAAACCTCACTATCGGGCATGTGAGATATGCAAACTACATTGCCAGCGCTAGGGAAAGCCTGGTTAAACTTAACGGCAAATAG
- a CDS encoding porin, whose protein sequence is MKLLSKLADTSFRDKKKSPDRSTKEILKNKTESRTQDSPLRMLILVLCFSIPFSFSLPAFTTDDETDREIENLKLEIKRIQKQHEKEIEELNKRIEELEAKSKEEKEYAEPVKPQEEVDEPATKTFVTEWWKYVEVGYSSGFFMETKDDLFSLKINFRSQFQFFVEDEDSDTQTGFDIRRLWISFRGNAFLPWLKYLVILEASGDVELLDYILDFAKFTEAVPRAGQYRVPFNREELTDPFNLQLVDNSIVNREFSLGRDVGAGIGGVVGRFLTYEVGIFNGDGRNSISDNSNLLYVGRVMFTPTGQPRYSSINPFPVSGDYTYSQGSFDNPEIPLIAVSTAFAYLPGFKPAEKSPDNAFINDRVISLGSVKSDIFQFSTDLSIKYLIFSLEAEYDLRNINPNEAGIDSLLSQGIRIQSGIFIVPRTLEVAGRFALIDLDNDSDDDRIWEITPGVSFYFLKNHSLKLQFDYSFIRDEFLDIDTNRFRTQLTVSF, encoded by the coding sequence ATGAAACTTCTATCAAAGCTGGCTGACACCAGCTTTCGTGATAAAAAAAAATCCCCCGACCGCTCTACAAAAGAGATACTGAAGAATAAAACCGAAAGCCGAACACAAGATTCGCCCCTACGTATGTTGATTCTGGTCCTATGCTTCTCCATTCCGTTTTCTTTTTCCCTACCTGCTTTTACAACCGATGACGAAACGGATAGGGAAATAGAGAACTTGAAGCTGGAGATAAAGAGGATTCAGAAACAGCACGAAAAAGAGATTGAGGAGTTGAATAAACGCATCGAAGAGCTCGAAGCCAAGAGCAAGGAAGAGAAAGAATACGCCGAGCCAGTTAAGCCGCAGGAAGAAGTCGATGAACCGGCAACAAAAACATTCGTCACCGAGTGGTGGAAGTATGTAGAGGTGGGATACAGTAGCGGGTTTTTCATGGAAACTAAGGACGATTTATTTTCCTTAAAAATAAACTTCCGTTCTCAGTTCCAATTCTTCGTGGAAGATGAAGACAGCGATACGCAAACCGGTTTCGACATTAGAAGGCTCTGGATATCGTTCAGAGGAAACGCTTTCCTCCCTTGGCTTAAATATTTAGTTATACTGGAGGCAAGTGGTGATGTAGAGCTACTTGATTATATTCTCGACTTCGCCAAATTCACCGAAGCCGTTCCGAGAGCAGGACAGTACCGGGTTCCTTTCAACCGCGAGGAGTTGACCGATCCTTTTAACCTCCAACTCGTGGATAACTCTATCGTAAATCGAGAATTCAGCCTGGGCCGGGATGTAGGCGCAGGTATAGGTGGGGTTGTCGGTAGATTCCTTACGTATGAAGTGGGTATATTCAATGGAGACGGAAGAAATTCCATATCCGATAACTCCAACCTACTTTATGTAGGGAGAGTTATGTTCACCCCGACCGGGCAGCCCCGGTATTCTTCCATTAATCCATTCCCGGTTTCGGGCGATTATACCTACTCACAGGGGTCTTTTGATAACCCGGAAATTCCGCTCATAGCGGTAAGCACCGCCTTTGCCTATCTCCCGGGATTCAAGCCCGCCGAAAAGAGCCCGGACAATGCTTTTATAAACGATAGAGTCATTTCCCTTGGCTCAGTCAAAAGCGATATCTTCCAGTTCTCCACCGACCTCTCGATAAAGTATCTTATCTTCTCACTAGAGGCGGAATACGACCTAAGAAACATAAATCCGAATGAAGCAGGAATAGACAGCCTACTTTCCCAGGGAATAAGAATACAGTCGGGAATTTTCATTGTTCCGAGAACCCTTGAAGTGGCGGGAAGATTTGCCCTTATCGACCTGGACAATGATTCGGACGACGACCGGATTTGGGAGATCACACCCGGAGTAAGCTTTTATTTCCTTAAGAACCACAGCCTAAAACTTCAGTTTGATTATTCTTTTATACGGGATGAGTTTCTGGATATAGACACCAATAGATTCAGGACGCAACTTACGGTAAGTTTTTAA
- a CDS encoding prepilin-type N-terminal cleavage/methylation domain-containing protein produces the protein MFNLGINTEKGFTLIELLVVAAIIGILLGIAIPNLIKARLSANESNARKALQTIRDAEYEYSEQDLDDNGARDYTNFIGSLGASGTLRDPSGTNDEQNALLDITFEGAVVNDGNAAATANCTDPKAGYCIGWSGDVNTDSTTLAGDFGWEASMTGAGKTGRKDFSVFADKVIKCIATTQSSGSAGQFESSRTDPDCD, from the coding sequence ATGTTTAATTTAGGTATAAATACTGAAAAAGGTTTCACCCTTATTGAACTCTTGGTAGTAGCAGCCATCATCGGAATATTACTTGGTATAGCGATTCCAAACCTTATTAAAGCACGTCTTTCGGCTAATGAGTCTAATGCCAGAAAAGCCCTTCAGACTATTAGAGATGCAGAATATGAATATTCCGAACAAGACTTAGATGATAATGGCGCAAGAGATTATACTAACTTTATAGGTTCGTTGGGTGCGTCAGGTACTTTGCGTGATCCTTCCGGTACCAACGACGAACAAAATGCGCTTCTGGATATCACTTTTGAAGGTGCAGTAGTGAATGACGGAAATGCAGCGGCTACCGCCAATTGCACTGACCCAAAGGCAGGATATTGCATTGGATGGAGTGGAGATGTTAACACCGATTCTACTACGCTAGCAGGTGATTTTGGTTGGGAGGCTTCTATGACAGGTGCTGGTAAGACCGGAAGAAAAGATTTTTCTGTTTTTGCCGACAAGGTTATCAAATGTATTGCTACTACCCAATCTAGTGGCAGCGCAGGACAATTTGAATCATCCCGTACCGACCCTGATTGTGATTGA
- a CDS encoding carboxypeptidase regulatory-like domain-containing protein, protein MKKCFAILICSIFSLGFSISGHSQNSNSTKNYGLITGQVTVLEKKFMGGMKEKDDMSGVVVYLTGFQSEPPREVHDLVQEDKTFHPMLLPIVAGQTVTFPNHDDIYHNVFSVSPVKSFDLGQYKSTDPPKDVTFDKPGLVPVYCNIHPQMISFVLVLENKAYAQTGKDGKFTISNVPPGRYSINVWKPRTQRVSKEIEVLPGQELFIDFELKEIEKIPPHKRKDGTDYPEEEDNWE, encoded by the coding sequence ATGAAGAAATGTTTTGCAATTCTAATTTGCTCTATTTTCAGTCTTGGGTTTTCCATATCCGGACACTCTCAAAACTCTAACTCTACTAAAAACTACGGCCTGATAACCGGACAGGTGACCGTACTGGAGAAGAAATTCATGGGGGGAATGAAAGAGAAGGATGATATGAGCGGGGTAGTCGTTTATCTTACCGGGTTCCAATCAGAACCTCCAAGAGAGGTGCATGATTTGGTACAGGAAGACAAAACCTTCCATCCCATGCTTCTTCCCATAGTTGCCGGACAAACCGTGACCTTCCCCAATCACGACGATATATACCACAATGTCTTTTCCGTATCTCCGGTTAAATCCTTTGACCTGGGCCAATACAAGTCCACCGACCCGCCCAAGGATGTTACATTCGATAAGCCCGGCCTAGTGCCAGTTTACTGCAACATTCACCCCCAAATGATCTCTTTCGTCCTTGTCCTGGAGAATAAAGCCTATGCCCAAACCGGAAAGGACGGTAAGTTCACTATATCCAATGTTCCACCCGGGCGATACTCCATAAACGTATGGAAACCCAGAACCCAAAGGGTGAGTAAAGAAATCGAGGTTCTGCCCGGACAAGAATTATTCATAGACTTCGAGCTTAAAGAGATCGAGAAGATACCGCCCCACAAGAGAAAAGACGGCACCGATTATCCTGAAGAAGAAGATAACTGGGAGTAA
- a CDS encoding ABC transporter ATP-binding protein, whose protein sequence is MLKVENLVKDFATGFLRKKVRVLKGVSFSVNKGEIFGFVGPNGAGKTTTFKVVLGFVPITDGNVELMGKPLGDVDVKKHIGYLPENPYFYDYLTGEELLRYMGELHGLNGKGLSARIDELLEKVKMSHARKVQLRKYSKGMLQRVGVAQALINDPDFLILDEPMTGLDPIGQREIKDLILEEKKRGKTILLSSHMLSDVEALCDRVGVVMNGKVVKIGELGKLFEEIHTDYEMLLKGVDERIMNSLSDLKVSVEKRAGFTVLRFDEDIKTRVFQVVSDSGADIVSLHPLRKSLEGLFVEEAKKDVHLES, encoded by the coding sequence ATGCTCAAAGTAGAAAATCTCGTAAAGGACTTCGCCACCGGATTTCTGAGAAAGAAGGTTCGGGTGCTCAAAGGTGTGTCTTTCTCAGTGAACAAGGGAGAGATATTCGGTTTTGTCGGGCCCAATGGTGCGGGGAAAACCACGACGTTTAAAGTGGTTCTGGGTTTTGTCCCCATTACAGATGGAAATGTTGAATTGATGGGGAAGCCACTCGGTGATGTGGATGTAAAAAAGCACATAGGCTACCTCCCGGAGAATCCATATTTCTATGATTACCTTACGGGCGAGGAGCTTCTTCGATATATGGGAGAGTTGCATGGGCTAAATGGAAAAGGTCTCTCCGCAAGAATCGATGAGCTTCTGGAGAAGGTAAAAATGTCTCATGCCCGAAAGGTGCAGTTGAGAAAATATTCAAAAGGTATGCTTCAGAGGGTGGGTGTTGCTCAGGCCCTTATAAATGACCCTGATTTTCTTATCCTTGACGAGCCTATGACCGGGCTTGACCCTATCGGACAAAGAGAAATAAAGGACCTGATTCTAGAGGAAAAAAAGAGGGGAAAAACCATACTTCTCAGTTCCCACATGCTCTCCGATGTCGAGGCTTTATGCGATAGGGTGGGGGTGGTTATGAACGGGAAAGTAGTCAAGATTGGCGAGCTGGGGAAGCTGTTTGAAGAGATTCATACGGATTATGAGATGCTTCTCAAGGGTGTTGATGAAAGGATTATGAACAGCCTTAGCGACCTTAAAGTTTCAGTCGAAAAAAGAGCAGGATTTACTGTTCTCAGGTTCGACGAAGATATTAAGACCAGGGTATTCCAGGTCGTCTCTGATTCCGGTGCGGATATCGTCTCGCTTCATCCTTTAAGAAAATCTCTCGAAGGACTCTTCGTTGAGGAAGCGAAGAAGGATGTTCATCTTGAATCATGA
- a CDS encoding LLM class flavin-dependent oxidoreductase, with protein MPNLKFGIVAPAGEEPKKLLEFIRRAEESGFDSFWAGDHMVFMRPVAYDVLSTIAAASVLTDKISMGSFSDAHKFHPAVLAQRLVTLDHLTNGRFILGLGLGEAMNLDPYGIRWNKPLSRMVESVKLIRKLWESEEPFDYEGEFFTFKKAVLGAKPTRGKVPIYIAAHRPKSLRVAAEMGDGWITLPQPPSLFAKRCKQVEEWRKGVGGDLDGFEKCQYLFTSIAKDKDDAYRALENLRHTLIWSELYEEAYVVKLPQEYEGFGYMNVITTDEREKQRIIEQGKLFPKEAVFDFTLSGSAKDCIKRIEEYIDAGANHLLIHNFSADREWSYKVLTNQVIPYFR; from the coding sequence ATGCCCAATCTTAAGTTCGGCATTGTAGCTCCGGCTGGCGAAGAGCCCAAGAAGCTCCTGGAATTCATAAGGCGGGCCGAGGAGTCCGGGTTCGATAGCTTCTGGGCCGGGGATCATATGGTTTTTATGAGACCGGTTGCATACGACGTTTTATCCACTATTGCTGCGGCCAGTGTTTTAACCGATAAGATTTCGATGGGCTCCTTTTCTGATGCTCATAAGTTCCATCCCGCTGTTCTGGCCCAGCGCCTTGTTACGCTCGACCACCTCACGAACGGAAGATTCATACTCGGCCTTGGTTTAGGCGAGGCGATGAACCTCGACCCTTATGGGATAAGGTGGAATAAACCGCTCTCTCGGATGGTGGAGTCAGTTAAATTAATCAGAAAACTTTGGGAAAGCGAGGAACCGTTCGACTATGAAGGTGAGTTCTTTACATTCAAGAAAGCGGTCCTGGGGGCAAAGCCGACTAGGGGAAAGGTTCCAATCTACATTGCCGCACACCGCCCAAAGAGCCTTCGTGTTGCTGCGGAAATGGGAGACGGTTGGATTACTCTCCCTCAGCCCCCATCTCTCTTTGCCAAAAGGTGTAAGCAGGTAGAGGAATGGAGAAAAGGTGTGGGTGGTGATTTGGATGGATTTGAGAAATGCCAGTACCTTTTTACATCGATTGCCAAAGACAAGGATGATGCTTACCGGGCGCTTGAGAATCTGAGGCACACCCTAATCTGGTCTGAGCTTTACGAAGAGGCGTATGTGGTCAAGCTTCCCCAAGAATACGAGGGCTTCGGCTACATGAATGTGATTACGACTGATGAAAGGGAGAAGCAAAGAATAATAGAGCAGGGAAAGCTTTTCCCGAAGGAAGCGGTGTTTGACTTTACCCTCTCCGGTTCAGCGAAGGATTGTATAAAGAGAATAGAGGAGTACATCGATGCCGGGGCGAATCATCTTCTAATCCACAACTTCAGCGCCGACCGAGAGTGGAGTTATAAGGTATTGACCAACCAAGTGATTCCGTATTTTAGGTGA
- a CDS encoding biotin--[acetyl-CoA-carboxylase] ligase produces the protein MRVIYKRLVTKSGSEQDVLYIPDKCVITHSHYLDNYLYSSKDDWLRKYGKAKGIMEREIEADEASVNRLVEIGELYIDPRGRIHDIDNEEFRLLFKTLAGGRVMKTLTAESIKKILRAKTIGEPIYLFEEVGSTNEVACELGRNGAIHGTVVIADSQTRGRGRLQRKWISPPGLNLYMSVVFRPNIDPSDAPLLTFVAAVAVYEAVKGQGANASIKWPNDVLIDNKKVAGMLTEMQTKGERVDFVAVGIGVNLNMTREIMEKEMGEVAEIATSLTEATGQEIDRTKFIATLIDELEIWYQRFMSEGKTLIIKEWTERWGSSNRRVRAIYDENMVEGIATGVNENGHLVLKKDDGTTEVIVAGDVVLI, from the coding sequence ATGAGAGTAATCTACAAGCGTCTAGTCACTAAAAGCGGGTCCGAGCAGGATGTTCTCTATATCCCCGATAAATGCGTGATAACACATAGTCATTATCTTGATAACTATCTGTACAGTTCGAAGGATGATTGGCTGCGAAAATATGGAAAAGCCAAGGGTATAATGGAGAGGGAAATAGAGGCAGACGAAGCTTCGGTGAATAGACTCGTAGAGATTGGAGAGCTGTACATCGACCCAAGAGGTAGGATTCACGATATTGATAACGAAGAGTTTAGGCTATTATTCAAAACTTTAGCCGGGGGTAGAGTAATGAAAACGTTAACGGCCGAGTCGATAAAAAAAATTCTTAGGGCGAAAACAATCGGGGAGCCAATATATTTATTCGAAGAAGTCGGCTCTACGAATGAAGTAGCGTGTGAGCTGGGGAGGAATGGCGCTATTCATGGCACGGTGGTAATTGCCGACTCTCAAACCAGGGGGAGGGGAAGGCTTCAAAGGAAATGGATCTCACCACCGGGGCTTAATCTCTATATGTCGGTAGTATTTCGTCCGAATATCGACCCAAGCGATGCTCCACTGCTTACTTTTGTTGCCGCCGTTGCCGTGTATGAGGCGGTGAAGGGGCAGGGAGCCAACGCCTCCATAAAATGGCCTAATGATGTGCTTATTGATAACAAGAAGGTAGCAGGCATGTTGACGGAAATGCAGACTAAGGGAGAAAGAGTTGATTTTGTAGCGGTAGGAATAGGAGTGAACCTGAATATGACCAGGGAAATAATGGAGAAAGAGATGGGAGAAGTAGCAGAGATAGCAACTTCTCTTACTGAGGCAACCGGACAGGAAATCGACAGGACCAAGTTCATTGCCACTCTTATCGATGAGCTTGAAATATGGTATCAGAGGTTTATGAGTGAAGGGAAAACTCTAATCATCAAGGAATGGACGGAAAGGTGGGGATCATCTAATCGTAGGGTGCGGGCGATATATGATGAGAATATGGTCGAAGGCATTGCTACCGGAGTAAATGAAAATGGGCATTTGGTTCTGAAAAAGGATGATGGAACGACCGAGGTGATTGTCGCCGGAGATGTGGTTCTTATTTAA
- a CDS encoding adenylate/guanylate cyclase domain-containing protein has product MFSRPSLSFRTKIFVVLALVVFISIITVLLVLQETTKNQVKENIRSRFESTIFAFRQLQELRTQFALDEINSLTMSNAQFRTILSTASIGTEDFGFGLATDHNEILKDANLRLNSLLPFISIYQKGDVFLVTNAQGELLFTKEDPEKFGQDLSGLPFFRRIFEEREAVTIWNSRLDNVEGIKIFPPGVKESIYQIVAKPVAFGDEVHGIVVWGSRIDRKTLESIKEISSVDIILYSKAGINASTFSPQKEEELSKQFEAATGTNTDENLVEELSLGKEQFLAMKSSILPDVPAGEGGFLVLKSLTEELSFLKKLQITLLLAGGLILLIAVGLSFFLAEGVTKPVKTLAIAARKIGEGELDTRVNIQTGDELQELGGAFNDMTKGLKEREFIKSTFERYVSKAVASEIIKNPELVRLGGSKKELTVMFSDIGGFTTLSETLTPEEVVKHLNEYFEGMSSAILEFNGTINQFQGDAIVAFWGAPVPQENHSALACLAALRCRDFLKTLQGRWIEQGIPARTFRFGINTGEAVVGNIGSSSRFEYTVIGDEVNLASRLEGANKIYGTQILISENTYRLANEEIAARELDTIRVVGKTYPVKVYELVSLKSDLDDRNSAILEKFQTGINLYRERKWNEAREFFEKILELDPGDTPSKEYLRRCNEYQNFPPPPDWDGVYELRGK; this is encoded by the coding sequence ATGTTCTCAAGACCATCCCTCAGCTTCCGTACTAAGATTTTTGTTGTCTTGGCACTGGTTGTTTTCATCTCCATTATAACGGTGCTTCTGGTGCTCCAAGAAACTACGAAAAATCAGGTAAAGGAAAACATAAGGTCCAGATTTGAAAGCACCATCTTTGCCTTCAGGCAGCTACAGGAACTAAGAACCCAATTCGCCCTAGATGAGATTAACTCTCTTACCATGAGTAACGCTCAATTTCGCACCATACTGTCCACGGCATCAATAGGGACGGAGGATTTTGGTTTTGGTCTGGCTACAGATCATAATGAGATTTTAAAGGATGCGAACCTCAGGCTAAACTCCCTTCTTCCATTTATCTCAATTTACCAGAAAGGCGATGTTTTCCTGGTGACAAACGCCCAGGGAGAACTCCTATTCACGAAAGAGGACCCGGAGAAATTTGGCCAGGATTTAAGCGGCCTACCTTTTTTCAGAAGAATTTTTGAAGAGCGGGAAGCAGTAACCATATGGAATTCCCGCTTGGATAACGTCGAGGGTATAAAGATTTTCCCGCCCGGAGTAAAAGAGTCTATATACCAGATTGTGGCAAAACCGGTGGCATTCGGGGATGAGGTCCATGGGATTGTTGTCTGGGGCAGCCGAATTGATAGGAAAACACTGGAGAGCATAAAAGAGATTTCATCGGTGGATATAATTCTCTATTCCAAAGCTGGTATTAACGCATCCACCTTTTCGCCTCAAAAAGAAGAAGAGCTATCAAAACAGTTCGAGGCCGCGACGGGAACAAATACCGACGAAAATTTAGTGGAAGAGTTATCATTGGGTAAAGAACAATTTCTTGCCATGAAATCCTCGATCCTGCCCGATGTTCCGGCAGGAGAGGGTGGATTCTTAGTCCTCAAATCACTGACCGAAGAACTCAGTTTCTTGAAGAAATTACAGATCACCCTGCTCCTCGCAGGCGGGCTCATACTGCTCATAGCCGTAGGACTCAGCTTCTTTTTAGCAGAGGGGGTCACAAAGCCGGTCAAAACCCTAGCAATAGCAGCAAGAAAAATCGGAGAGGGAGAGCTTGACACCCGGGTAAATATTCAAACCGGAGACGAGCTTCAGGAGCTGGGTGGCGCATTTAATGATATGACCAAAGGTCTTAAAGAAAGGGAGTTTATCAAAAGCACCTTCGAGCGCTACGTTTCTAAGGCCGTTGCCTCTGAAATCATCAAAAACCCGGAACTGGTGCGCCTTGGAGGAAGCAAGAAAGAGCTCACCGTCATGTTCTCAGACATAGGCGGATTCACCACTCTCTCCGAAACCTTGACACCGGAGGAAGTGGTCAAACACCTGAATGAATATTTTGAGGGAATGAGCTCGGCAATCCTCGAATTCAACGGAACGATCAATCAGTTTCAAGGAGACGCCATCGTAGCTTTCTGGGGAGCGCCTGTTCCACAGGAAAACCACTCCGCCCTTGCCTGCCTGGCAGCGCTCAGATGCCGGGATTTTCTTAAAACCTTGCAAGGAAGATGGATAGAGCAAGGAATACCGGCAAGGACTTTCCGCTTCGGTATTAACACCGGCGAGGCGGTAGTGGGAAATATCGGCTCCTCCTCCCGGTTTGAATATACGGTAATTGGAGATGAAGTGAACCTGGCAAGCAGGCTAGAAGGTGCCAACAAGATTTACGGCACTCAGATACTTATTTCCGAAAACACCTACAGGCTGGCCAATGAAGAAATCGCCGCCAGGGAATTGGATACTATACGCGTAGTCGGAAAAACTTATCCTGTAAAGGTCTATGAACTTGTCTCACTAAAAAGCGACTTAGATGATAGAAATAGTGCGATTTTAGAAAAATTCCAAACTGGAATTAATTTATACCGAGAACGTAAGTGGAATGAAGCAAGAGAGTTTTTTGAAAAAATACTTGAGTTAGACCCCGGTGATACACCATCTAAAGAGTACCTCAGGCGTTGCAACGAATACCAAAACTTCCCTCCACCTCCGGATTGGGACGGTGTGTATGAACTGAGGGGTAAATAG